The following proteins come from a genomic window of Pseudomonas sp. Z8(2022):
- a CDS encoding cupin domain-containing protein: MNITHFRDTPNIVLDVSNPVAVPLGEPVAVASTTSVERSDGVETGVWECTPGRWRRQIVQQEFCHFVAGRCTFTPDGGEPIEIHAGDALMMPANTVGIWDIQETVRKTYVLIF; this comes from the coding sequence ATGAACATTACCCATTTTCGTGACACCCCCAACATCGTTCTGGATGTGTCCAATCCTGTCGCCGTCCCGCTGGGCGAGCCGGTGGCTGTCGCTTCGACCACCAGTGTCGAGCGCAGTGACGGCGTCGAGACCGGGGTATGGGAATGCACGCCGGGGCGCTGGCGCCGGCAGATCGTGCAGCAGGAGTTCTGTCACTTCGTGGCTGGGCGTTGCACCTTCACGCCTGACGGCGGTGAGCCTATCGAGATCCACGCGGGCGACGCGCTGATGATGCCGGCCAATACCGTCGGCATCTGGGACATACAAGAAACGGTGCGCAAGACCTATGTGCTGATCTTCTGA
- a CDS encoding AraC family transcriptional regulator has product MPDDLFADDAAQTERTRETILLYHLSWKHRDLEAVMALYHPDIEYNDFYQQRCMRLADLREYVEANLPRRPGELLEHIDRIRIDGHTAFIQYRTSLQGGEGLVSFRTGEAITVRDGLIWRINEYATLVRELRGTSETVTSRPAISRLGLSTRQLGQLAQDLQDYFQRSQPFLDPELDLQQVAAATGYSRNQISHLLNQVLGESFYRYVNRARLQYLLDGLQAGSDLKRIDELAFAAGFNSLSAFYSCFKRYTGLSPKAYLKEISSRARTQDSA; this is encoded by the coding sequence ATGCCTGACGACCTTTTTGCCGACGACGCCGCGCAGACCGAGCGCACCCGCGAAACCATCCTGCTCTATCACCTGAGCTGGAAACATCGCGACCTCGAAGCGGTGATGGCGCTGTATCACCCCGATATCGAATACAACGATTTCTATCAGCAGCGTTGCATGCGTCTGGCCGATTTGCGCGAGTACGTCGAGGCCAACCTGCCGCGCCGCCCAGGCGAGTTGCTGGAGCACATCGATCGTATTCGCATCGATGGTCATACTGCCTTCATCCAGTACCGCACCAGCCTGCAGGGCGGAGAAGGGCTGGTGTCGTTTCGCACCGGTGAAGCCATCACTGTGCGTGACGGGCTGATCTGGCGTATCAACGAATACGCCACCCTGGTGCGCGAGCTTCGTGGCACCAGCGAAACCGTCACCTCGCGCCCGGCGATCAGCCGCCTGGGGCTGTCTACGCGTCAGCTTGGGCAGCTGGCGCAGGATCTTCAGGATTATTTCCAGCGCAGCCAGCCCTTTCTCGACCCGGAGCTGGACCTGCAGCAGGTGGCAGCGGCGACCGGTTACAGCCGCAACCAGATTTCCCATCTGCTCAACCAGGTTCTAGGCGAAAGCTTCTATCGCTACGTCAATCGCGCTCGTCTGCAGTACCTGCTCGATGGCTTGCAGGCAGGAAGCGACCTCAAGCGCATCGACGAGTTGGCCTTTGCCGCTGGCTTCAATTCGTTGTCGGCTTTTTATAGCTGTTTCAAGCGTTACACCGGGCTGTCGCCCAAGGCGTATCTCAAGGAAATTTCCTCGCGGGCACGCACGCAAGACAGCGCCTGA
- a CDS encoding NAD(P)/FAD-dependent oxidoreductase, translating to MNWRNISLWIDQLDDPLQARPSLLHDIQADVAIIGAGYTGLWTAYYLKRQAPQLRVVIVEAETAGFGASGRNGGWLMGNLLGEDRLLAGLPATERKASFELLHAIPDEVAEVVAREGIDCDLRKGGVLYCAARYPEQELRLRDYLKELRALGLSEDDYRWLPPSELAAQLRLANAYGALYSPHCATIQPAKLVRGLARCVENMGVELYERSPVIDWQPGQVRTAQARVTADWVVPAIEGYAATLSPLGNHQLPVQSLIVATEPLPADVWAGIGLERGQAFSEFSRQVTYGQRSLDDRLIFGARGGYRFGGRLRSDFNLTEEELGLRRYLMGEIFPQLRSVRFSHSWGGNLGMARRFQPHMLRDSRNRIALSGGYGGEGVGASNLGGRTLADLILGRDSELLRQPWVLSDSPISRLPRWEPEPCRWLGYNTIIRSFVHEDEVLANPRSPAWRRRLAQALAARMESLMG from the coding sequence ATGAACTGGCGCAACATCAGTCTGTGGATAGATCAGCTCGATGATCCACTACAGGCGCGGCCCAGCCTGCTGCACGATATTCAGGCAGACGTGGCCATCATTGGCGCCGGCTACACCGGCTTGTGGACGGCCTATTACCTCAAGCGCCAGGCACCGCAGCTGCGGGTGGTGATCGTGGAAGCCGAGACCGCCGGCTTCGGTGCTTCCGGGCGCAATGGTGGCTGGCTGATGGGCAACCTGCTTGGCGAAGACCGGTTGCTCGCCGGCTTGCCGGCAACCGAGCGCAAGGCCTCGTTCGAACTGCTGCACGCCATTCCCGATGAAGTGGCTGAGGTCGTCGCCCGTGAAGGGATCGACTGCGACCTGCGCAAGGGTGGGGTGCTGTATTGCGCAGCGCGTTATCCGGAGCAGGAGTTGCGCCTGCGGGACTATCTCAAGGAGCTGCGTGCACTGGGCCTGAGCGAGGACGACTACCGCTGGCTGCCGCCGAGCGAACTGGCTGCGCAGCTGCGCCTGGCCAATGCCTATGGTGCGCTGTACAGCCCGCACTGCGCGACCATTCAGCCCGCCAAACTGGTACGGGGCCTGGCGCGTTGCGTCGAAAATATGGGTGTCGAGCTCTACGAGCGCAGCCCGGTGATCGACTGGCAGCCAGGCCAGGTACGCACGGCACAGGCTCGTGTGACGGCCGATTGGGTGGTGCCGGCTATCGAGGGTTACGCGGCCACCTTGTCGCCGCTGGGTAATCATCAGTTGCCGGTGCAGAGCCTGATCGTGGCCACCGAGCCACTACCGGCGGACGTCTGGGCCGGTATCGGCCTGGAGCGCGGGCAGGCGTTCAGTGAATTCAGCCGCCAAGTGACCTACGGCCAGCGCAGCCTCGATGATCGTCTGATCTTCGGCGCACGCGGCGGTTATCGTTTTGGTGGACGTCTGCGCAGCGATTTCAACCTCACCGAAGAAGAACTGGGCCTGCGCCGCTATTTGATGGGGGAAATCTTCCCGCAACTGCGCAGCGTCCGCTTCAGCCACTCCTGGGGCGGCAACCTGGGCATGGCGCGGCGCTTCCAGCCGCACATGCTACGTGACTCACGCAACCGCATCGCGTTGTCTGGCGGCTACGGCGGCGAGGGTGTAGGTGCCAGCAACCTGGGCGGACGCACGCTGGCAGATCTGATTCTGGGGCGCGACAGCGAACTGCTACGCCAGCCCTGGGTGCTGAGTGACAGCCCGATTTCCCGTTTGCCTCGCTGGGAGCCCGAACCCTGCCGCTGGCTCGGTTACAACACGATCATCCGCAGTTTCGTTCACGAGGACGAAGTACTCGCCAACCCACGCAGCCCAGCCTGGCGGCGGCGTCTGGCGCAGGCGTTGGCTGCGCGTATGGAAAGCCTGATGGGCTGA
- a CDS encoding ABC transporter substrate-binding protein yields MLGLGLLWCCSLVAAQSRVPTVVFLSPGYSNEPFWTDYAHYMQDAAGDLGFELKVLYGERDMTRMLGNARQVLDGELPDYLIFTNEQFQGPLLLRLFEGTQVQLFALHSTLTEEQQALIGGSRERHRNWLGSLVPNDEEAGYLTGRDLIALSHGEPAEVLAFTGVKQTPSSVLRLAGLQRALNEAPHVRLVQAVHGEWLEQRAYEQAVSLLPRYPGVSLVWSANDSMAFGVMQAAVEQKRKLHYSALNNSARVLQARIDGKIDVLASGHFLLGACAMVMLHDHYHGFDFIERGGKDQVARLLRTVDGSESQKLLKRLGQEDIGMDFRQFSAVSQPQQERYDCSIAPLLD; encoded by the coding sequence ATGCTGGGCCTGGGGTTACTGTGGTGTTGTTCACTGGTGGCAGCGCAATCGCGTGTGCCAACGGTGGTTTTTCTCAGCCCCGGCTATTCCAATGAACCGTTCTGGACCGACTATGCCCACTACATGCAGGACGCTGCAGGCGATCTCGGCTTCGAGCTGAAAGTGCTCTACGGCGAGCGCGATATGACGCGCATGCTGGGCAACGCCCGGCAGGTTCTGGACGGGGAGCTTCCCGATTACCTGATCTTCACCAACGAGCAGTTTCAGGGGCCTTTGCTGCTACGTCTGTTCGAAGGTACTCAGGTACAACTGTTCGCCCTGCACAGCACGCTCACCGAAGAACAGCAGGCTCTGATCGGCGGCAGCCGCGAACGTCATCGCAACTGGCTGGGAAGCCTGGTACCCAATGATGAAGAGGCCGGGTACCTGACGGGGCGTGACCTGATCGCGCTCAGTCACGGCGAACCGGCCGAAGTGCTGGCGTTCACCGGAGTCAAGCAGACACCTTCTTCGGTGTTGCGTCTGGCCGGCCTGCAGCGTGCGCTGAACGAGGCGCCGCACGTGCGCCTGGTGCAGGCCGTGCATGGTGAATGGCTGGAGCAGCGTGCCTACGAACAGGCGGTCAGCCTGTTGCCGCGCTATCCCGGAGTGAGCCTGGTCTGGTCCGCCAATGATTCGATGGCTTTCGGTGTCATGCAGGCGGCAGTGGAGCAGAAGCGGAAACTGCACTATTCCGCGCTGAACAACTCGGCGCGGGTGCTGCAGGCGCGTATCGATGGAAAGATCGACGTCCTGGCCAGCGGACATTTCCTCCTGGGCGCCTGCGCGATGGTGATGCTCCATGATCACTATCACGGGTTTGACTTCATCGAGCGTGGCGGCAAGGACCAGGTGGCGCGTTTGCTGCGCACGGTCGACGGCAGCGAGTCGCAGAAGCTGCTCAAGCGTCTTGGTCAGGAGGATATAGGCATGGACTTCCGTCAGTTCAGCGCGGTGTCGCAGCCACAACAAGAGCGCTACGACTGCTCGATTGCACCGCTGCTGGACTGA
- a CDS encoding DUF934 domain-containing protein has protein sequence MQRIIKNGQVVDETWHLLAKDVTLDAIPNCDDIIVPLSLWREHAHALKARDGGLGVWLEAGEEIEEIADDLAHFQVIALEFPAFTDGRHSSSAYLLRTRYNYKGEVRAIGDVLRDQLFALRRVGFDAFAVRADKDPYDALKAFDDYSEVYQASADQPQPLFRRRA, from the coding sequence ATGCAGCGAATCATTAAGAACGGTCAGGTGGTCGACGAAACCTGGCATCTGCTGGCCAAGGACGTGACCCTGGACGCCATCCCCAACTGCGACGACATTATCGTTCCGCTGAGCCTTTGGCGCGAGCATGCGCACGCGCTCAAGGCCCGCGATGGCGGTCTCGGCGTATGGCTGGAAGCCGGCGAGGAAATCGAGGAAATCGCCGATGACCTGGCACATTTCCAGGTCATCGCTCTGGAGTTCCCTGCCTTCACCGACGGCCGTCACTCCTCCAGCGCCTACCTGCTACGCACCCGCTACAACTACAAGGGCGAAGTGCGCGCCATCGGCGACGTCCTGCGTGACCAGCTGTTCGCCCTGCGCCGCGTCGGTTTCGACGCCTTCGCCGTGCGCGCCGACAAGGACCCGTACGACGCACTGAAGGCCTTCGACGACTACAGCGAGGTCTACCAGGCTTCGGCCGACCAGCCACAACCGCTGTTCCGCCGCCGCGCCTGA
- a CDS encoding polyamine ABC transporter substrate-binding protein, with translation MLKKLLPCLILAGTAHAADSVRIYNWTDYIAPDTLREFEKISGLGTHYDVYDSNETLDAKLMAGRSGYDVVFPSNHFMARQIQGGALKKLDRSKLPNWNNLNPVLMKALEVNDPGNAHGFPYLWGSTGIGYNVDKVRAVLGDAVKMDSWDVLFDPAKLAKLNECGVAILDNGPEMLPIALHHLGLPHHSKNPEDYKRAEALLMEMRKNVRYFHSSKYVGDLANGEICMAVGFSGDIMQAGARAAEAGNGVKIQYEIPKEGAPIWFDMVAMPADAGNEEGAYAFMNYLLQPEVMAGISNHVKYANGNLKADSLVDPALRADPTVYPPEAVMDKLYTLEAMPLKIDRVRTRIWSKVKSGV, from the coding sequence ATGCTGAAGAAACTCCTGCCGTGTCTGATCCTGGCCGGCACCGCCCATGCCGCTGACAGCGTGCGCATCTACAACTGGACCGACTACATCGCCCCGGACACCCTCAGGGAGTTCGAAAAGATCAGCGGCCTGGGCACCCATTACGATGTCTATGACAGCAACGAGACGCTGGACGCCAAGCTCATGGCCGGGCGCTCCGGCTACGACGTGGTGTTCCCTTCCAACCACTTCATGGCCCGGCAGATCCAGGGTGGTGCGCTGAAGAAACTCGATCGCAGCAAGCTACCGAACTGGAACAACCTCAACCCGGTGCTGATGAAGGCGCTGGAGGTCAATGATCCGGGCAACGCACACGGCTTCCCTTACCTGTGGGGCAGCACGGGTATCGGTTACAACGTCGACAAGGTGCGTGCGGTGCTGGGCGATGCGGTGAAGATGGACAGCTGGGACGTACTGTTCGATCCGGCCAAGCTGGCCAAGCTCAATGAGTGTGGCGTCGCGATCCTCGACAACGGCCCGGAAATGCTGCCGATTGCCCTGCATCATCTGGGGCTGCCGCACCACAGCAAGAACCCCGAGGACTACAAGCGCGCCGAAGCGCTGCTGATGGAGATGCGCAAGAACGTGCGCTACTTCCACTCCTCCAAATACGTTGGCGATCTGGCCAATGGCGAAATCTGCATGGCGGTCGGCTTCTCCGGCGACATCATGCAGGCTGGCGCGCGTGCTGCCGAGGCAGGCAATGGTGTGAAGATCCAGTACGAGATCCCGAAAGAAGGCGCGCCGATCTGGTTCGACATGGTGGCCATGCCGGCCGATGCCGGCAACGAGGAGGGGGCCTACGCCTTCATGAACTACCTGCTGCAGCCAGAGGTGATGGCGGGTATCAGCAACCATGTGAAATACGCCAACGGCAACCTCAAGGCCGATAGTCTGGTCGATCCCGCGCTCAGGGCAGACCCGACCGTTTATCCGCCTGAGGCGGTGATGGACAAGCTGTACACGCTGGAGGCCATGCCGCTGAAAATCGACCGGGTGCGCACGCGCATCTGGAGCAAGGTCAAGAGTGGCGTCTGA
- a CDS encoding DUF2970 domain-containing protein — MTDQHKDPQQAPLTLREMLQSVLAAALGVQSGKNRSRDFSRGKPSHFILLGVIFTALFVIVLLGAVKLILHLATG; from the coding sequence ATGACTGATCAGCACAAAGACCCTCAACAGGCCCCGCTGACGCTGCGCGAGATGCTGCAGAGCGTGCTGGCGGCAGCGCTCGGCGTACAGAGCGGGAAGAACCGCAGCCGCGATTTCAGCCGCGGCAAACCCAGTCACTTCATTCTGCTCGGGGTCATCTTCACTGCCTTGTTCGTGATCGTGCTGCTGGGCGCGGTCAAGCTGATCCTGCACCTGGCAACCGGCTGA
- a CDS encoding methyl-accepting chemotaxis protein, which translates to MKIAHKVGIAAAAVLFLTTSLLSLSQVSQVRDTLRDQVESSISESSNALARQIENWLNAKLRLIDLMSQIIDSNYSPEENQRVFDSPLLKSEFILIFGALEADGKPIKNSDDWNPSADWDGRKRPWYASGKAGSQAVLTEPYVDSTTNEILISAVARISDAGKVLGAFGGDIRLQSVADAVNTLDFNGAGYAFLLSRSGNIISHPDADYNGKPYSSLFDGQSPALDKELREIEAGGQNLMVSFTPLSNLRGMDWYIGVVLDESVVMAEANRLTWLAIVGTVVGVAISLVVLGLLMGKLLKPLGLLSSSLREINSGEGDLTRRLAISSNDEIGELSQEFNHFLQTLQTLIGDVMSSSHQVRESTALTSNESEQAARRLQEQLQELDQLATAMQEMASTAEEVARNAQAAAQAAVAANEETENGVRVVSQSSSAIRHLADEMDETSQAINELAKLSHNIESILQVITSIAEQTNLLALNAAIEAARAGESGRGFAVVADEVPSLASRTQQATQEIRQMIDQLQGGVRQAESRMQQSRDTASRTAGEADAANDMLGRIREAITRINDMNLQIATAAEEQSATTEEINRNTTNIRDISHELAGGAEQQVQQCASMVEQVGQQDRLLGRFKV; encoded by the coding sequence ATGAAGATCGCCCACAAGGTCGGCATTGCGGCCGCTGCAGTGCTGTTTCTTACTACCAGCCTGCTGTCGCTGTCTCAGGTCAGCCAGGTACGCGATACCCTGCGCGATCAGGTTGAATCCAGCATCTCCGAGTCAAGCAACGCGCTGGCGCGCCAGATCGAAAACTGGCTCAACGCCAAGTTGCGTCTGATCGACCTGATGTCGCAGATCATCGACAGCAACTACAGCCCTGAAGAAAACCAGCGCGTGTTCGATTCGCCACTGCTCAAGAGCGAATTCATTCTGATCTTCGGTGCGCTGGAGGCCGACGGCAAACCAATCAAGAACAGCGATGACTGGAACCCCAGTGCCGATTGGGATGGCCGCAAGCGCCCCTGGTATGCATCCGGCAAGGCCGGCAGCCAGGCAGTGCTGACCGAACCCTACGTCGATTCCACCACCAACGAGATCCTCATCTCCGCCGTGGCCCGAATCAGTGATGCCGGCAAAGTTCTCGGCGCATTCGGTGGCGATATCCGCCTGCAGTCGGTAGCCGATGCGGTCAACACCCTGGATTTCAATGGCGCCGGCTACGCCTTTCTGCTCAGCCGCTCAGGAAACATCATTTCCCACCCCGATGCCGACTACAACGGCAAGCCCTACAGCTCGCTCTTCGATGGCCAGAGCCCTGCGCTCGACAAGGAGCTGCGCGAGATCGAGGCCGGCGGGCAGAACCTGATGGTTTCCTTCACGCCACTGTCCAACCTGCGCGGTATGGACTGGTACATCGGTGTGGTGCTGGACGAGAGCGTGGTAATGGCCGAAGCCAACCGTCTGACCTGGCTGGCGATAGTCGGCACCGTGGTCGGCGTGGCCATCAGCCTGGTCGTGCTTGGCCTGCTGATGGGCAAGCTGCTCAAACCTCTGGGTCTGCTCAGCAGCTCGCTGCGCGAAATCAACAGCGGTGAAGGTGACCTCACCCGGCGTCTGGCGATCTCCAGCAACGACGAGATCGGGGAGCTGTCGCAGGAGTTCAACCACTTCCTGCAGACTCTGCAGACGCTGATTGGCGATGTGATGAGCAGTTCGCATCAGGTTCGTGAAAGCACCGCACTGACCTCCAACGAATCGGAACAGGCAGCCCGACGTCTGCAGGAGCAACTGCAGGAGCTCGACCAGCTGGCCACCGCCATGCAGGAGATGGCCTCTACTGCCGAAGAAGTGGCGCGCAATGCCCAGGCTGCAGCCCAGGCTGCGGTCGCCGCCAACGAGGAAACCGAGAACGGCGTGCGCGTGGTCTCGCAATCCAGTTCGGCGATCCGCCATCTGGCCGATGAGATGGACGAGACCAGCCAGGCGATCAACGAACTGGCCAAGCTCAGCCACAATATCGAGTCGATTCTGCAGGTGATCACCAGCATCGCCGAACAGACCAACCTGCTGGCGCTGAACGCAGCCATCGAAGCCGCGCGCGCCGGTGAGTCCGGCCGGGGCTTTGCCGTGGTCGCCGATGAAGTCCCCTCTCTGGCTTCACGCACGCAACAGGCCACGCAGGAAATCCGCCAGATGATCGACCAGTTGCAAGGCGGCGTGCGTCAGGCCGAAAGCCGCATGCAGCAGAGCCGCGATACCGCCAGCAGGACCGCCGGAGAGGCTGATGCGGCCAACGACATGCTCGGCCGTATTCGCGAGGCGATCACCCGCATCAACGACATGAACCTGCAGATCGCCACCGCAGCCGAAGAGCAGAGCGCTACCACCGAGGAAATCAACCGCAACACCACCAACATCCGCGACATCAGCCATGAACTAGCCGGTGGCGCTGAACAGCAGGTACAGCAGTGCGCCTCGATGGTGGAGCAAGTCGGCCAGCAGGATCGTCTGCTCGGCCGGTTCAAGGTTTGA
- a CDS encoding RNA methyltransferase has translation MQLSELNQRLADLGAKPQHIGRITRAWLQGKPLDTGTRHQKTENFLPLTVRGGLPAIAASLEQLARVSAEHPGADGSSRLLVELADRQMVESVLLPRDGLCISSQVGCAVGCTFCMTGKSGLLRQLSAAEMVAQVVLGRRRRAVKKVVFMGMGEPAHNLDNVLEAIDLLGTEGGIGHRNLVFSTVGDPRVFERLPKQRVRPALALSLHTTNAELRQRLLPRAPRIDPEQLMELGEAYARSIDYPIQYQWTLLKGVNDSQEEMDNILRLFKGKFAVLNLIPYNSLEADDYQRPDGERIVEMVRYLHSRGVLTKVRNSAGQDVDGGCGQLRARAVDVINTSRLHRKAARTQE, from the coding sequence ATGCAGCTCTCCGAACTCAACCAACGCCTCGCCGACCTCGGCGCCAAACCCCAGCATATCGGGCGCATCACCCGTGCCTGGCTGCAGGGCAAGCCGCTGGATACCGGCACCAGGCATCAGAAAACCGAGAACTTCCTGCCGCTGACGGTACGTGGAGGGCTGCCAGCCATTGCCGCCAGCCTTGAGCAGCTGGCCCGGGTCAGTGCCGAACATCCGGGCGCTGACGGTTCATCGCGCCTTCTGGTGGAGCTGGCCGACCGGCAGATGGTCGAGAGCGTGCTGTTGCCTCGCGACGGCCTGTGCATCTCCAGCCAGGTCGGTTGCGCCGTCGGCTGCACCTTCTGCATGACCGGCAAGAGCGGCCTGCTGCGCCAGCTCAGTGCTGCCGAAATGGTTGCTCAGGTGGTGCTGGGTCGTCGCCGGCGTGCGGTGAAGAAAGTGGTGTTCATGGGCATGGGCGAACCCGCGCACAACCTCGACAACGTGCTGGAAGCCATCGACCTGCTCGGTACCGAAGGCGGCATCGGTCACCGCAACCTGGTGTTCTCCACGGTCGGCGATCCCCGTGTGTTCGAGCGCCTGCCCAAGCAGCGTGTGCGCCCTGCCCTGGCGCTGTCGCTGCACACCACCAACGCCGAGCTGCGCCAGCGCCTGCTGCCCAGAGCGCCGCGCATCGACCCGGAACAGTTGATGGAGCTGGGTGAAGCCTATGCCCGCAGCATCGACTACCCGATCCAGTACCAGTGGACATTGCTCAAGGGCGTCAATGACAGCCAGGAAGAGATGGACAACATCCTGCGCCTGTTCAAGGGCAAGTTCGCCGTGCTCAACCTGATCCCCTACAACAGCCTGGAAGCCGACGATTACCAGCGCCCGGATGGCGAGCGCATCGTCGAAATGGTGCGTTACCTGCACAGCCGTGGCGTGCTGACCAAGGTGCGCAACTCGGCCGGCCAGGATGTCGACGGCGGCTGCGGTCAGCTCCGCGCCCGCGCAGTGGACGTGATCAATACCAGTCGCCTGCACAGAAAAGCGGCCAGGACTCAAGAGTAA
- a CDS encoding nitrite/sulfite reductase, whose product MYVYDQYDQKIVEDRVKQFRDQTRRYLSGELSGEEFRPLRLQNGLYIQRYAPMLRIAVPYGLLSSTQVRMLAKIARDYDKGYAHISTRQNVQFNWPDLEDVPEILAELATVQMHAIQTSGNCIRNTTTDQFAGVAKDEIVDPRPWCEIIRQWSTFHPEFSHLPRKFKIAVNGAVSDRAAIEVHDIGLEAVKNEAGELGFRVSVGGGLGRTPIVGSFINEFLPWQHLISYLDAILRVYNRYGRRDNKYKARIKILVKALTPEVFAERVNAEWAHLKDGPTTLTEAEVARVAAHFVDPNYLSLQDEAALLAQQDAEHPGFARWRQRNTFAHKKPGYVAVTLSLKPTGVAPGDVTDKQLDAIADLADRYSFGEVRNSHNQNIILADVEQRQLLTLWGELREQGFATPNVGLLTDIICCPGGDFCSLANAKSIPVAEAIQRRFDDLDYLFDIGDIDLNISGCMNACGHHHVGHIGILGVDKKGQEFYQVSLGGSAGREASLAQILGPSFAQDDMPDVIDKIINVYVEQRTEEESFLDTYRRIGIDPFKERVYAANH is encoded by the coding sequence ATGTACGTATATGACCAGTACGATCAAAAGATCGTCGAGGATCGCGTCAAGCAGTTCCGCGATCAAACCCGCCGCTATCTCTCCGGAGAGCTGAGCGGCGAGGAATTCCGCCCGCTGCGCCTGCAGAACGGTCTGTATATCCAGCGTTATGCGCCCATGCTGCGCATCGCCGTACCCTACGGCCTGCTGTCGTCCACCCAGGTACGCATGCTGGCCAAGATCGCCCGCGACTACGACAAGGGCTACGCCCACATCAGCACCCGTCAGAACGTCCAGTTCAACTGGCCGGATCTCGAAGACGTGCCGGAGATTCTCGCCGAGCTGGCCACCGTACAGATGCACGCCATCCAGACCAGCGGCAACTGCATCCGCAACACCACCACCGACCAGTTCGCCGGCGTGGCCAAGGACGAGATCGTCGATCCGCGCCCCTGGTGCGAAATCATCCGTCAGTGGTCGACCTTCCACCCCGAATTCAGCCACCTGCCGCGCAAGTTCAAGATCGCCGTCAACGGTGCAGTCAGCGACCGCGCGGCCATCGAAGTCCATGACATCGGTCTGGAAGCGGTGAAGAACGAGGCTGGCGAGTTGGGCTTCCGTGTTTCCGTTGGCGGAGGCCTGGGTCGTACTCCGATCGTCGGCAGCTTCATCAACGAATTCCTGCCCTGGCAGCACCTGATCAGCTACCTCGACGCAATCCTGCGCGTGTACAACCGCTATGGCCGTCGCGACAATAAGTACAAGGCGCGCATCAAGATCCTGGTCAAGGCGCTGACTCCCGAGGTGTTCGCCGAGCGCGTCAACGCCGAATGGGCGCACCTCAAGGACGGCCCGACCACTCTGACCGAGGCTGAAGTCGCCCGTGTCGCCGCCCACTTCGTCGACCCGAACTATCTCTCCCTGCAGGACGAAGCTGCCCTGCTCGCCCAGCAGGACGCCGAGCACCCGGGTTTTGCCCGCTGGCGCCAGCGCAACACCTTTGCCCACAAGAAACCCGGCTACGTGGCCGTAACCCTGTCGCTCAAGCCCACCGGAGTGGCGCCGGGCGACGTCACCGACAAGCAACTCGACGCCATCGCCGATCTGGCCGACCGTTACTCCTTCGGTGAAGTGCGCAACAGCCACAACCAGAACATCATCCTTGCCGACGTCGAGCAGCGTCAGCTGCTGACCCTGTGGGGCGAGCTGCGCGAACAGGGTTTCGCCACACCGAACGTGGGCCTGCTGACCGACATCATCTGCTGCCCAGGTGGCGATTTCTGCTCCCTGGCCAACGCCAAGTCGATCCCGGTGGCCGAAGCCATTCAGCGCCGCTTCGACGATCTCGACTACCTGTTCGATATCGGCGACATCGACCTGAACATCTCCGGCTGCATGAACGCCTGCGGTCACCACCATGTGGGCCACATCGGCATTCTCGGCGTGGACAAGAAAGGCCAGGAGTTCTATCAGGTCTCGCTCGGCGGCAGCGCCGGTCGCGAAGCCAGCCTGGCGCAGATTCTCGGCCCGTCCTTCGCCCAGGACGACATGCCGGACGTGATCGACAAGATCATCAACGTCTATGTCGAACAACGCACCGAAGAAGAAAGCTTCCTCGATACCTACCGCCGCATCGGTATCGACCCGTTCAAGGAGCGCGTCTATGCAGCGAATCATTAA